One genomic window of Nerophis lumbriciformis linkage group LG31, RoL_Nlum_v2.1, whole genome shotgun sequence includes the following:
- the crfb1 gene encoding cytokine receptor family member b1, translating to MNWLSHSIHLMFLLDCVLASLPAPCNLSVDSVHFLHILHWDPGPGSPAGTQYKVFARLRGSKERKPQNNTTTATYLQLDLDNFKYYLSVEALHNGTWSAASKEVPFNPIEQTIIGPPKVILAENGNSIQINISLPEADKSSKIRNNNIIAFYGAKFKVLWRKSKKIEGSTETKEKSVTLSNLEAATEYCVQVQIIITMNKNTKPSDWVCNFTGGAESRVSSLGTIVGPTILGICVMMALLSGLYFAGFIGKLKDTVPNALNNILAHAPWWPLQEVIPDLISTCSETHRQKDTSALFSATNTTSSGEEEYDEVGEESKVYIDRHAENAVGQSLCREYDLFRTDQSTQSQDSQSSTIRSDTKADTDDSALQTVPGEEESRVEQGDSNKWFETAIKVQATCESDEEMKENICDISEDVDLFTVTLDPLAVREKENLKSTNLNLSDQELFMSTPTKWTLLQEDQPTDSDDLKPMQFSDLDEACCESSDDEEEQSVGYIGR from the exons TGCTCGCTTCACTTCCTGCTCCGTGTAACCTATCGGTTGACTCCGTTCACTTCCTCCATATCCTGCATTGGGATCCTGGGCCTGGATCTCCAGCAGGAACTCAGTACAAGGTCTTCGCAAG GTTGAGGGGAAGTAAGGAAAGAAAACCGCAGAACAACACGACAACGGCAACATATTTACAGCTGGACTTGGACAATTTTAAGTATTACTTGAGCGTGGAAGCGCTCCACAACGGAACCTGGTCTGCAGCGTCAAAAGAAGTTCCCTTCAATCCAATTGAACAAA CGATCATAGGCCCTCCAAAAGTCATACTGGCTGAGAATGGCAACAGCATTCAAATCAACATATCACTGCCTGAGGCTGACAAAAGCTCGAAAATACGCAACAACAACATCATTGCCTTCTACGGAGCTAAGTTTAAAGTCTTGTGGAGGAAATCTAAAAAAATAGAG GGATCCACAGAAACAAAAGAGAAGAGTGTTACTCTCTCCAACTTGGAGGCAGCCACGGAGTACTGTGTACAGGTTCAGATTATTATTACCATGAATAAGAACACCAAGCCATCAGACTGGGTCTGCAATTTTACTGGCGGAGCAGAGTCGAGAG tTTCTTCTTTAGGTACAATTGTTGGACCTACGATTTTGGGCATTTGTGTTATGATGGCCTTGTTGAGTGGTCTTTACTTCGCTGGATTCATTGGGAAACTGAAGGACACCGTTCCAAATGCATTAAAT AATATCCTGGCCCATGCTCCATGGTGGCCGTTACAGGAAGTCATCCCTGATTTGATCTCCACTTGCTCGGAGACACACAGACAAAAGGACACCTCAGCATTATTTTCTGCCACCAATACCACGAGCTCAGGGGAAGAGGAGTACGATGAAGTCGGTGAAGAGAGTAAGGTGTACATCGACAGACATGCTGAAAACGCTGTCGGGCAAAGTTTATGCCGGGAATATGATTTATTCAGAACGGACCAGTCGACTCAGTCGCAAGATTCGCAGAGTTCCACTATCAGGTCTGACACTAAAGCAGATACAGATGACTCAGCACTTCAGACTGTTCCTGGGGAAGAAGAGAGCAGAGTTGAACAAGGAGATTCTAATAAATGGTTTGAGACTGCGATCAAAGTTCAAGCCACATGTGAGTCAGACGAGGAAATGAAGGAGAACATCTGCGACATCTCCGAGGACGTCGACCTTTTCACCGTCACTCTGGATCCACTCGCTGTTCGGGAGAAAGAGAATCTGAAAAGCACAAACTTAAACCTGTCTGATCAGGAGCTTTTCATGTCCACGCCTACAAAGTGGACTTTGTTGCAAGAAGACCAACCGACTGACTCAGATGATCTGAAACCAATGCAGTTCTCAGATTTAGATGAGGCTTGCTGTGAGAGCAGCGATGATGAGGAAGAACAATCTGTGGGATATATTGGACGCTGA